In Leptospiraceae bacterium, a genomic segment contains:
- the tsaE gene encoding tRNA (adenosine(37)-N6)-threonylcarbamoyltransferase complex ATPase subunit type 1 TsaE yields the protein MKPVEFQYTLQELHRPLFFLKRELEKSQNPFPILLLEGEMGAGKTTFVSAFVHSFDDTLLVNSPTFTLVNEYLTKEKMAIYHFDLFRLKHSSDLEELGFEEIWGKKGISLIEWWQIARDYLPPDCILLQFYIQDEETRNLRISKYM from the coding sequence ATGAAACCGGTAGAATTTCAATATACGCTCCAAGAACTTCACAGGCCCCTTTTCTTTTTAAAAAGGGAACTGGAAAAGAGTCAGAATCCATTTCCCATTCTTCTCTTAGAAGGTGAAATGGGGGCAGGGAAAACTACTTTTGTTTCGGCTTTTGTTCATAGCTTTGATGACACACTTCTTGTAAATTCTCCTACATTTACTCTGGTTAATGAATATCTGACAAAAGAGAAAATGGCTATCTACCATTTCGATCTTTTTCGTTTGAAACATAGTTCTGACCTGGAAGAGCTCGGGTTTGAAGAAATTTGGGGGAAAAAAGGAATCTCCCTTATTGAATGGTGGCAGATAGCCAGAGACTACCTTCCACCTGATTGCATCCTTTTACAATTCTATATTCAAGATGAAGAAACAAGAAATCTTAGAATTTCAAAATATATGTGA
- a CDS encoding Hsp33 family molecular chaperone HslO yields METPKENRDRYSIGLIPDLSFRYLLTDCSFTITEILNLQKAENSSADLLAKAILGSFFISGLVKDETTVSIQLEGRGEIERVLAYSSRKGELRGLVKNPKVVGKIDDKTLGIGSGVFRISRWIGPKLIHQSLTEMGEESFEDNLHSYIYSSEQVSSYLSIYLNNKEKRPYACGIIFQALPEASTENKQALHNAIQILRESMDEVFLNKHLEESKKHIEEKLGFGLKELETGHPIRVCTCGIEKTRVVVKSLGKEEALSILQEQGKVELSCEFCFSKYSLDAEEVNLLFMPV; encoded by the coding sequence ATGGAAACTCCAAAAGAAAATAGAGACAGGTATAGCATCGGACTTATTCCCGATCTATCTTTTCGATACTTACTTACAGATTGTAGCTTTACTATCACTGAAATTTTAAATCTGCAAAAAGCAGAAAATAGCTCTGCCGATTTGCTGGCCAAAGCGATTTTGGGTTCTTTCTTTATCTCAGGTCTTGTGAAAGATGAAACAACCGTCAGTATTCAGTTGGAAGGACGGGGAGAAATCGAACGTGTATTAGCTTATTCCAGTAGAAAAGGTGAACTCAGAGGGCTGGTAAAAAATCCGAAAGTAGTAGGGAAGATAGACGATAAAACCCTTGGTATAGGTTCGGGAGTTTTTAGAATTAGCCGCTGGATAGGCCCTAAATTAATCCACCAATCTCTCACAGAAATGGGAGAAGAAAGCTTTGAAGACAATCTTCACTCATATATTTATTCATCAGAACAGGTAAGTTCATACTTATCCATTTATTTAAATAATAAAGAGAAAAGACCTTACGCCTGCGGAATTATATTCCAGGCACTTCCTGAAGCCAGTACGGAAAATAAACAGGCCCTACATAATGCCATACAGATTCTAAGAGAATCGATGGACGAAGTTTTTCTAAATAAACACCTAGAGGAAAGTAAAAAACATATTGAAGAAAAACTCGGTTTTGGGTTAAAAGAGTTAGAAACAGGTCATCCTATAAGAGTTTGCACCTGTGGCATTGAAAAAACCCGTGTTGTTGTAAAATCTTTGGGAAAAGAAGAAGCACTTTCTATTCTACAAGAACAGGGTAAGGTAGAGCTAAGTTGTGAATTTTGTTTCTCCAAATATTCACTCGATGCAGAAGAAGTGAATCTTCTTTTCATGCCGGTATGA
- a CDS encoding methyltransferase, which translates to MNEEIREKLWKIASQYSFPSKYFIPVKRNSGIICKDFFPENIKQFVLELGSGWGEVAIELALKNPDTGYILMEKNLGRVKSTLRMIEKYKLSNIRFIPLNFNWFLVELLEPRQFRSVILNFPDPWPKKKHFKHRTLNEEFVDKLRYLLQEKGSFYFATDHGGYARASIRLFRKIKDFTFENEYTFQRDNIPKSRFEEEKRGEGKKIYYLERILCS; encoded by the coding sequence ATGAATGAAGAAATCCGTGAAAAACTCTGGAAAATAGCCTCGCAATATAGCTTTCCATCGAAGTATTTTATACCGGTAAAAAGAAACTCCGGGATTATTTGTAAGGACTTTTTTCCGGAAAATATCAAGCAATTTGTTTTAGAGTTGGGTTCCGGCTGGGGAGAAGTAGCTATTGAATTAGCACTAAAAAATCCCGATACCGGCTATATATTAATGGAGAAAAATTTAGGGAGAGTGAAATCCACTTTAAGAATGATAGAAAAATATAAACTTAGTAATATTCGTTTTATTCCCCTGAATTTTAACTGGTTCTTAGTAGAACTGCTTGAACCCAGACAATTTCGTTCAGTTATTCTAAATTTTCCGGATCCCTGGCCCAAGAAAAAACATTTCAAGCATAGAACTTTAAATGAAGAGTTTGTAGACAAACTTCGTTATCTTTTACAAGAAAAGGGTTCTTTTTATTTTGCAACAGATCATGGTGGATATGCAAGAGCCAGCATCCGCTTATTTCGAAAAATAAAAGATTTTACTTTTGAAAATGAATATACTTTTCAAAGAGATAATATTCCTAAATCTCGATTTGAAGAAGAAAAACGGGGAGAAGGAAAAAAAATTTATTATCTGGAAAGAATCCTATGTTCTTAG
- a CDS encoding TIGR02757 family protein: MNKIYLRKVLDSLALNYNKEEFLSTDPIEFPLRYSNAKEREVVGFISALFSYGNVKAIRSFLNKLFTLMEGQPLLFLKEGLSNTIHKKLPSYRFQTSKDIELFLRLIQILFFKYGTFEKYFLNSQTLQSGIYSFQKILSEEAKKLESKNLSYGLSFLLGKGKVTASNKRYYMFLRWMVRNSFPDMGIYRKIKSANLIYPVDIHIQRIARLLGFSTRKTVDYTLAKEITANFCKINAEDPLLYDFALTRLGITRYCQFSYSKSICLNCKINTLCTIYTNKGNI; this comes from the coding sequence ATGAATAAAATATATCTTAGAAAAGTTCTTGACTCTCTCGCTTTAAACTATAATAAAGAAGAATTCCTTTCTACTGATCCTATAGAGTTTCCTCTTCGTTATAGCAATGCCAAAGAAAGAGAAGTAGTGGGTTTTATCTCTGCGCTTTTCTCTTACGGAAATGTAAAGGCTATCAGATCTTTTTTGAATAAATTATTCACCCTGATGGAAGGACAACCTCTACTCTTTTTGAAGGAAGGTTTATCTAATACAATTCATAAAAAACTTCCCTCTTATCGCTTTCAAACATCAAAGGATATAGAATTATTCTTAAGACTCATCCAAATTCTATTTTTTAAATACGGAACCTTTGAAAAATATTTCCTTAATTCACAGACTCTACAATCGGGCATATACTCTTTTCAAAAAATCCTCAGTGAAGAAGCTAAAAAATTAGAAAGCAAAAATCTCAGTTACGGTTTGAGTTTTCTATTAGGAAAAGGTAAAGTAACGGCATCTAATAAACGTTATTATATGTTTTTGCGCTGGATGGTTAGAAATTCCTTTCCGGATATGGGAATCTATAGAAAAATAAAATCTGCAAACCTGATTTATCCTGTAGATATTCATATACAAAGAATTGCACGCTTGCTCGGCTTCTCTACAAGAAAAACAGTAGACTATACATTAGCAAAAGAAATTACAGCTAACTTTTGCAAAATAAATGCAGAAGACCCTCTTTTATACGATTTCGCTCTGACTCGACTCGGAATCACCCGTTACTGTCAATTTAGTTATAGCAAATCTATTTGTTTAAATTGTAAAATTAATACACTCTGTACAATATATACCAATAAGGGAAATATATGA
- a CDS encoding PBP1A family penicillin-binding protein → MFRIYHFLVLPLLNGKFELLKLSFGLASLSLLTFCLLLSMPGDFQKVKEARNYERPSIVYGIGKKGESVPIAEYYKFSRKVVKVANLKQETHSFPDKRNKVIQCFLSTEDNNFYSHFGIDLRGIIRAMAVNILAGRIKEGASTITQQVARLKFLSTERSFSRKAREAWLAFLMELEYDKDTILEMYLNEIPLGHGTLGSGAAARFYFRKNVNELSWGEAALISSLTTRPRQFSPLVNPNESSRKVRVVFMKLIETGRMDVSTAVREFNSFSIYYKTLNRSPNDSAFSDRLNRHPYVTEYVRRLLMQDREISKNLYTGGYKIYTSIEVQHQAAAEEEVFNALVRQNKVSAVRIFTEKEIFDENYGNAIDLISLVNDLNPYKFQMKRSERRFQKVFQSSIRDEISVLNYLNGSNNVARALEMSYNEQDLQEHLMEVEGALISLRPKSGHITAIIGGSGFRSDNQQIRPFQAYRQPGSSFKPLVYASAIDYFGKHPDEEEKVTASTLFLDSPMNYLSEDGDEWEPSNYSESYAGFIRLRSALETSRNMVALRVLDQVGLSKVLPTLYALLGIQDREIPRNISVALGTFEVTPLEIARAYAVFASGGKEVHPICILKITDSKGALIKDYETENLQKERKQIISPEASYIITSMMKGVITRGTGTAVKHSGLGGSVVGKTGTTNNFRDAWFVGYTPELVSSLWMGYDLGTMSLGKGMAGGIITAPVWGRYMKKALEGEKRGKFSFGGNLNIVKKKICKFSGKQFGSKCQKSYYEFYIKGTEPEICKDHSMIFFPGMNDPDEHLSKKKKE, encoded by the coding sequence TTGTTTCGCATCTATCACTTTTTAGTTCTCCCTCTCTTAAATGGAAAGTTTGAATTACTGAAACTTTCCTTCGGTCTGGCTTCTCTTTCTCTACTAACTTTTTGTCTTCTCTTAAGTATGCCAGGGGACTTTCAAAAAGTAAAAGAGGCCCGTAACTATGAAAGACCCTCAATCGTTTATGGTATCGGGAAAAAAGGAGAAAGCGTTCCCATTGCAGAATACTATAAGTTTTCTAGAAAAGTTGTAAAGGTGGCGAACTTAAAACAAGAAACTCACTCATTCCCGGACAAGCGGAATAAAGTTATCCAATGCTTTCTATCAACAGAGGATAATAATTTTTATTCGCATTTCGGAATAGACCTTCGCGGAATTATTCGTGCCATGGCTGTAAACATTCTTGCCGGAAGGATTAAAGAAGGAGCTTCCACGATTACCCAACAGGTAGCCCGCTTAAAGTTTTTAAGTACAGAGCGCTCTTTTTCACGAAAGGCCAGAGAAGCCTGGTTGGCCTTTTTAATGGAATTAGAATATGATAAAGATACAATACTCGAAATGTATCTAAATGAAATTCCTCTCGGACATGGAACTCTCGGAAGCGGAGCTGCGGCCAGATTTTATTTCAGAAAAAATGTTAATGAACTAAGCTGGGGGGAAGCAGCTTTAATTTCAAGTTTAACCACAAGACCCAGACAGTTTAGTCCCCTGGTAAACCCAAATGAATCCAGTAGGAAAGTTCGTGTCGTATTCATGAAACTAATCGAAACCGGTAGAATGGATGTATCTACTGCTGTCCGGGAGTTTAATAGTTTTTCGATTTATTATAAAACTCTAAACCGTTCACCGAATGATTCAGCCTTTTCAGATAGATTAAACCGACACCCATACGTTACCGAATATGTAAGACGTTTATTAATGCAGGATAGGGAAATTAGTAAAAACTTATATACAGGTGGTTATAAAATATATACTTCTATAGAAGTGCAACATCAGGCAGCAGCAGAAGAAGAAGTATTCAATGCTCTTGTTCGACAAAATAAGGTTTCTGCCGTGAGAATCTTTACTGAAAAAGAAATATTTGATGAGAACTACGGGAATGCGATTGATCTCATTTCTTTAGTTAATGATTTGAATCCTTATAAATTTCAAATGAAGCGTTCAGAAAGACGCTTTCAGAAAGTATTTCAAAGTTCCATCCGGGATGAAATTTCTGTTTTGAATTATTTAAATGGCTCAAACAATGTGGCAAGAGCTCTGGAGATGAGCTATAATGAACAGGACTTACAGGAGCATCTGATGGAAGTCGAAGGTGCTCTTATTAGCCTCCGCCCTAAGTCAGGACATATAACTGCTATCATAGGAGGTTCCGGTTTTCGTTCGGATAATCAGCAGATACGTCCTTTTCAAGCATACCGTCAACCCGGCTCTTCCTTCAAACCTCTTGTTTATGCCTCTGCAATAGATTACTTCGGCAAGCATCCGGATGAGGAAGAAAAAGTTACAGCTTCTACTCTTTTTTTAGATTCTCCAATGAATTACCTCTCTGAGGATGGAGATGAGTGGGAACCTTCTAACTATAGCGAGAGCTATGCAGGTTTTATTCGGCTTCGCTCTGCCTTAGAAACCTCCCGTAATATGGTCGCCCTGCGCGTTTTAGATCAGGTTGGGCTTTCAAAGGTCCTTCCTACTCTTTATGCTTTATTAGGAATTCAGGACAGAGAAATTCCTCGCAACATTTCGGTTGCTCTTGGAACATTTGAAGTTACTCCTCTTGAAATTGCCAGGGCCTATGCAGTGTTTGCTTCAGGTGGAAAAGAAGTACATCCAATCTGTATTTTAAAGATAACAGATTCCAAAGGAGCACTGATTAAAGATTATGAAACTGAAAATTTACAAAAAGAACGAAAACAAATCATTTCTCCTGAGGCCAGCTATATCATTACTTCTATGATGAAAGGAGTCATTACAAGGGGAACGGGAACAGCTGTAAAACATTCCGGTCTTGGCGGTTCGGTTGTTGGAAAGACCGGCACGACCAATAATTTCCGGGATGCCTGGTTTGTAGGGTATACACCGGAACTTGTAAGCTCTCTCTGGATGGGTTATGATCTCGGCACTATGTCTTTAGGAAAGGGGATGGCAGGTGGGATCATTACAGCACCGGTTTGGGGACGTTATATGAAAAAAGCCCTTGAAGGAGAAAAGAGAGGAAAATTTTCTTTTGGAGGCAATTTGAATATTGTGAAGAAAAAAATTTGTAAGTTTTCCGGAAAGCAATTTGGTTCAAAATGTCAAAAATCTTATTATGAATTTTATATTAAAGGAACTGAACCGGAAATCTGCAAAGACCACAGTATGATATTTTTTCCGGGTATGAATGACCCTGATGAGCATCTTTCTAAAAAGAAGAAAGAATAA
- a CDS encoding zinc dependent phospholipase C family protein, translating into MAGKITHLEILTQVIRHLEHGSEENKQIAKLLKSEECFRYANTGTIAPDIFYYYHVLNPDKSKKAQIWGDLHHHTKVVELILSFLDLIQKTEEGLYRDRMLAFTLGYICHCAVDVVTHPYIFFISGDYYNDDVKVRTLAQYNHLRVEFALDTYLLDYRWGMSPKQYDFTQYINIFHSNTAKSKIDTTIWYFWLQALKMTFPEEFHGSYIGSEQKIIPGDMINDSYTGYVQLNSLFDSRSIFLRKFLRMVDRVSFIHLKASVLMLPLKENIDPRLMNEERRRWTYPADKSIVKNDTFINLVNKAAESAKELIILAWNYLKGDVRKESILDEYAGYNLDTGLRYQGIQEMKEFSPL; encoded by the coding sequence ATGGCCGGAAAAATTACACATCTTGAAATCCTGACCCAGGTAATCAGGCATTTGGAACACGGAAGTGAAGAGAATAAGCAGATCGCAAAGTTACTAAAGTCCGAAGAATGCTTCCGTTATGCGAATACAGGAACTATCGCTCCGGATATTTTTTACTACTACCATGTTCTGAATCCTGATAAATCCAAAAAAGCTCAGATCTGGGGGGACCTTCATCACCACACAAAAGTTGTGGAGCTTATACTCTCCTTTTTAGACCTGATTCAGAAAACGGAAGAAGGACTTTATAGAGATAGAATGCTTGCCTTTACTCTGGGCTATATCTGCCACTGTGCAGTAGATGTGGTAACTCATCCCTATATTTTCTTCATTTCAGGTGATTACTACAACGATGATGTAAAGGTAAGAACTCTCGCACAGTACAATCATCTCAGGGTAGAATTTGCCCTGGACACCTATCTTTTAGATTATCGCTGGGGTATGAGTCCGAAGCAATACGATTTTACTCAATATATTAATATATTTCATTCTAATACAGCAAAATCTAAAATAGATACTACTATCTGGTATTTCTGGCTTCAGGCTTTAAAGATGACTTTTCCGGAAGAATTTCATGGCAGCTACATTGGTTCTGAGCAAAAAATAATTCCGGGAGATATGATAAATGACTCCTATACCGGCTATGTTCAACTGAATTCTCTTTTTGATTCCAGGAGCATTTTTTTAAGAAAGTTTCTTCGCATGGTAGACCGGGTAAGTTTCATTCATCTGAAAGCTTCTGTATTAATGCTTCCACTAAAAGAAAATATAGATCCAAGACTTATGAATGAAGAAAGACGTAGATGGACCTATCCTGCCGATAAGAGTATTGTGAAAAATGATACCTTTATTAACCTGGTAAACAAAGCTGCAGAATCGGCAAAAGAACTCATTATTCTCGCCTGGAATTATCTAAAAGGGGATGTAAGAAAAGAAAGCATCCTCGATGAATACGCAGGCTATAACCTGGATACCGGTCTGCGCTACCAGGGCATACAGGAAATGAAAGAATTTTCTCCCTTATAA
- a CDS encoding FKBP-type peptidyl-prolyl cis-trans isomerase, which produces MRSVILFVTALTVLVTSCKAKTYSSAADFKGGDKEKFSYLLGTEIGNYVKNMGIEVDIEAIKSGLSDGMLKEEKKIFNPSDAQQIKQNYMQSAMTEKGKVNKAAGEKFLTENKGKEGVKVTPSGLQYKVIKEGSGAKPTATNTVKVHYVGTLIDGSEFDSSYKRGQPAVFPLNGVIPGWTEGLQLMTVGSKYKFFIPSHIAYGERGPGKIGPNSTLIFDVELISIEK; this is translated from the coding sequence ATGAGAAGTGTGATTTTATTTGTAACGGCTCTCACTGTGCTGGTTACATCCTGTAAAGCGAAAACCTACTCTTCAGCTGCTGATTTCAAAGGGGGGGATAAGGAAAAATTCAGTTATCTTTTAGGAACCGAAATCGGAAATTATGTAAAAAACATGGGTATTGAGGTCGATATCGAAGCCATAAAAAGTGGCCTTTCCGATGGTATGTTAAAAGAAGAAAAAAAGATTTTTAACCCTTCGGATGCCCAGCAGATCAAACAAAATTATATGCAGTCCGCCATGACAGAAAAGGGAAAAGTAAATAAAGCTGCAGGAGAAAAGTTTTTAACTGAAAATAAAGGCAAAGAAGGTGTGAAAGTAACTCCTTCCGGTTTGCAGTATAAAGTAATTAAAGAAGGCAGTGGTGCCAAACCTACAGCAACTAATACCGTAAAAGTTCATTATGTAGGCACCCTTATCGATGGAAGTGAATTCGATAGCTCTTACAAAAGAGGACAACCGGCAGTGTTTCCCTTAAATGGAGTTATTCCAGGTTGGACAGAAGGGTTACAGTTAATGACAGTCGGTAGTAAATACAAATTCTTCATTCCTTCTCATATAGCTTACGGAGAAAGAGGCCCGGGAAAAATCGGTCCCAATTCCACACTCATATTTGATGTAGAATTAATCAGCATAGAAAAGTAA
- a CDS encoding ankyrin repeat domain-containing protein, producing the protein MKILSSFIVSFFLVIALQASDTDPLFYAIEKKDLTKVKQLIRSGKVNLNSIKVDGEYSAPLAWACADGAFEIAYFLLDEGADPNGSTTYETALQWLASQLDKGYSEDETVKLAEYMLKKGAKVDKVPGPENNGTPLMAAADNNSRRLVDLFLKYGADRNIKDNEGKTAADHAERAGHIELANYLRGKTNEEYHSSLHYMAKENKLSDMKELLQKTPKSQRKNLINEQEAQSKNTPLHYAAMHGNLEIAKLLVKYGADINIKGLASFTPLHTASAYEKENVASFLVKKGANINVVQTEGCATGYTSMSWAITHGMKDLVSLMLKHKGNPFAADEHPLITGRQDLETVKVLVEEGNVIPDAEVLNWYKGQVNDKYDPEDEWFHENIKEIYAYLKKKSSTSGNKKHTGLFFGGKNNKSKLKILQNANKAKGDFEPVDIRKIRKK; encoded by the coding sequence ATGAAGATACTCAGCAGTTTTATTGTAAGCTTTTTTTTGGTTATTGCTCTCCAGGCTTCAGACACAGATCCTCTTTTCTATGCAATTGAAAAAAAGGATCTAACAAAGGTTAAACAGTTAATACGATCCGGAAAAGTCAATCTGAATTCGATTAAGGTGGATGGGGAATATTCAGCGCCTCTTGCCTGGGCCTGTGCAGATGGTGCTTTTGAAATAGCCTATTTTCTTCTGGATGAAGGAGCCGATCCGAATGGTTCGACCACCTATGAGACTGCCCTACAATGGCTAGCCTCTCAATTAGATAAGGGTTATTCAGAAGATGAGACTGTAAAGTTAGCTGAATATATGCTCAAAAAAGGTGCAAAAGTAGATAAGGTTCCGGGACCCGAAAATAACGGAACTCCCTTAATGGCAGCAGCTGATAATAACTCCAGAAGATTGGTTGACCTTTTTTTAAAATACGGAGCTGATAGGAATATTAAAGATAATGAAGGTAAAACCGCAGCCGATCACGCAGAAAGAGCGGGCCACATTGAACTCGCAAACTATTTGCGGGGTAAAACAAATGAAGAATACCATAGTAGCCTCCACTATATGGCTAAAGAAAATAAACTTTCGGATATGAAAGAACTGCTACAAAAAACACCAAAGAGCCAAAGAAAGAATTTAATTAATGAACAAGAAGCACAATCGAAGAATACTCCTCTTCATTATGCTGCCATGCACGGTAATTTAGAAATTGCTAAATTACTTGTAAAGTATGGTGCTGATATCAACATAAAAGGCCTGGCTTCTTTTACCCCTCTGCATACAGCTTCAGCTTATGAAAAAGAAAATGTAGCCAGTTTTCTTGTAAAAAAAGGTGCTAACATCAATGTAGTACAAACGGAAGGTTGTGCAACGGGTTATACATCTATGAGCTGGGCCATTACCCATGGCATGAAAGATTTAGTTAGTCTTATGCTAAAACATAAAGGGAACCCCTTTGCCGCAGATGAGCATCCCCTCATAACCGGAAGGCAGGACTTAGAAACTGTCAAAGTATTGGTAGAGGAAGGAAATGTCATACCGGATGCTGAAGTTTTAAATTGGTATAAAGGGCAGGTCAATGATAAATACGATCCGGAAGATGAATGGTTTCATGAAAATATTAAAGAAATATACGCTTATTTAAAGAAGAAATCGTCTACATCCGGAAATAAAAAACATACCGGACTCTTCTTTGGCGGAAAAAATAATAAATCGAAACTTAAGATTCTGCAAAATGCAAACAAAGCCAAAGGGGATTTCGAACCGGTTGATATACGAAAAATTAGAAAAAAGTAA
- a CDS encoding PIN domain-containing protein: protein MDTCKIFVDTNLWIYSILNLKQEDKQEKSKAIIENPENEIYLTSQTVNEISVQLIGSQILREDKIPDFINGFFNRYIVINFSKTILLKASELRSSYGFKFWDSIAIASAIHSECEIFYSDCMERNSKLEEEGLDIINPFI, encoded by the coding sequence ATGGACACATGCAAAATATTCGTTGATACAAATCTCTGGATATACTCAATCTTAAACCTGAAGCAGGAAGATAAACAGGAGAAAAGTAAGGCCATAATTGAAAATCCAGAAAATGAAATCTATCTCACTTCACAAACTGTCAATGAGATTTCTGTACAACTCATAGGATCTCAGATTCTGAGAGAAGATAAAATTCCGGATTTTATCAATGGCTTTTTTAATAGGTATATAGTGATAAATTTTAGTAAGACAATTCTTTTGAAAGCTTCTGAACTTAGAAGTTCATATGGATTTAAATTCTGGGATAGTATTGCAATCGCTTCGGCTATTCATTCTGAATGTGAAATATTTTATTCCGATTGTATGGAAAGAAATAGTAAGCTTGAAGAAGAGGGTTTAGACATTATAAATCCTTTTATATAG
- a CDS encoding 16S rRNA (uracil(1498)-N(3))-methyltransferase: MADLWEDKLPLFFMDLDKIKEIQLKEEQIQHLKSLRMYSVDKLIEVRDGKGNSHIYRIPAGQTKGFLQREEYVTIEEKYISLATAIPKSSRFEFLIQKGTEIGVTDFNFINFQQSERKDLNPERVEKIIREAASQSRRHSLPRVKHYKSLDKFIEENPKGGMILHPYSEKQLDLSFPSELPVVIGPEGGLRDKEINQLLSKGFLSFSLGTPILRIETACLYMASIMKFRSFL; this comes from the coding sequence ATGGCTGATCTTTGGGAAGATAAGCTTCCTCTTTTTTTTATGGATTTAGATAAGATTAAGGAAATCCAACTAAAAGAAGAACAAATACAACACTTGAAAAGTCTCAGAATGTATTCGGTGGATAAATTAATCGAAGTACGAGATGGTAAGGGTAATTCTCATATTTACAGAATTCCTGCCGGCCAAACAAAGGGTTTTTTGCAGAGGGAGGAATATGTAACTATAGAAGAGAAGTATATTTCTCTGGCAACCGCTATCCCGAAATCCTCAAGGTTTGAATTTCTCATCCAAAAGGGAACCGAAATAGGAGTAACGGATTTTAACTTTATAAATTTTCAACAATCCGAACGTAAAGATTTGAACCCTGAAAGAGTAGAAAAAATTATTCGGGAAGCTGCCTCTCAATCAAGGAGACACAGCCTTCCCCGAGTAAAACATTATAAAAGCCTTGATAAGTTTATAGAAGAAAATCCAAAAGGAGGTATGATTTTGCATCCGTACAGTGAAAAACAACTTGATTTGAGTTTTCCTTCCGAACTTCCGGTTGTAATCGGTCCGGAAGGAGGATTGAGGGATAAGGAAATAAATCAATTACTCTCGAAAGGATTTTTATCATTTTCTCTCGGAACCCCTATCCTAAGAATCGAAACAGCCTGTCTTTACATGGCCTCTATTATGAAATTTAGGAGTTTCTTATGA
- a CDS encoding N-acetylneuraminate synthase family protein — MLHKEIKVHSRKIGKNHKPFIVAEIGLNHNNDLEVGKRTIQKAKEAGADAVKFQSYITDEFIDKTNPEAKFLYDIFKTYELSEKFHREFQKAAEEEGLVFFSTPLCLSSVDLLSDLDVPILKIASGDITNKALLEKCNQTGLAIFLSTGAADFYEVTRAVEYLKSLNQQELALFHCVSLYPTPPKNLNLKTIKLYEDIYDFPIGFSDHSAGFLGAAIAVSYNACIIEKHFTLDKNLDGPDHGISADYDELKSLVENCMLAFEMKGEKEKIVHENELGGRFFGRRSLYKQNGQAIALRPAKHLREEGVLDSWQIELGGQGLPSTNEWEVIKLKS; from the coding sequence ATGTTACACAAAGAAATAAAGGTACATTCAAGAAAGATCGGTAAGAACCATAAACCTTTCATCGTAGCTGAAATTGGACTCAATCATAATAATGATTTGGAAGTAGGTAAACGTACTATACAAAAAGCTAAAGAAGCCGGTGCTGATGCGGTTAAATTTCAATCTTATATAACAGATGAATTTATCGATAAAACGAACCCGGAAGCAAAATTTTTATACGATATTTTTAAAACTTACGAATTATCTGAGAAATTCCATAGAGAATTTCAAAAAGCTGCTGAAGAAGAAGGACTTGTTTTTTTCTCTACCCCGCTATGTCTTTCTTCGGTAGACCTATTAAGTGATTTAGATGTTCCTATTTTAAAGATAGCTTCAGGAGATATTACCAATAAAGCCTTATTAGAAAAATGCAATCAAACAGGTTTGGCCATATTTTTATCTACAGGTGCCGCTGACTTTTATGAAGTAACAAGAGCAGTAGAATATTTAAAAAGTCTTAATCAGCAGGAATTGGCACTTTTTCATTGTGTATCTCTTTATCCTACTCCTCCAAAAAATCTAAACCTGAAAACCATTAAGTTATATGAAGATATATATGATTTCCCAATCGGTTTTTCAGACCATTCCGCCGGCTTTTTGGGGGCTGCAATAGCTGTATCTTACAATGCCTGCATTATCGAAAAACATTTTACTCTCGATAAAAACTTGGATGGTCCGGATCATGGAATTTCTGCTGACTATGATGAATTAAAAAGTCTTGTAGAGAATTGTATGCTGGCTTTTGAAATGAAAGGAGAAAAAGAGAAGATAGTTCATGAAAATGAATTGGGAGGTAGGTTTTTTGGAAGACGTTCTTTGTATAAACAAAATGGGCAGGCTATCGCATTGCGACCGGCAAAACATCTGAGAGAGGAAGGAGTTTTGGATTCCTGGCAAATTGAATTAGGCGGACAGGGCTTACCTTCAACTAACGAATGGGAAGTGATTAAACTGAAAAGTTAG